A single genomic interval of Notolabrus celidotus isolate fNotCel1 chromosome 13, fNotCel1.pri, whole genome shotgun sequence harbors:
- the si:dkey-174m14.3 gene encoding brain-enriched guanylate kinase-associated protein, translating into MRGKEHRQTMKKIYIGKTALKVPRNGGKHPKKSSLLEQKEDLRKRLSYTTHKLELLQSEFDSTRQYLETELRRAQEELDKFTDKLRRIQSSYSALQRINQDLEEKIHRDSQHHDDEKRALSREIIVLNNHLMEAKLTIEKLREDNDVYRKDCNLAAQLLQCNKSLYRAQLSELPADFQERLTLHMEDSPLCHTYSDSVSASLIAKVLEKPDEACSSSQASRSPSPQTQEHTFILERLGPGERLGLRAAYKSDLYSSDTALYCPEDRHRERRPSMDLHGQRKLLYGPQNSTDSNPEEGSVGLRAGFSQEHFAKFPPPLGAGSSSYSSFSGGGSEDKGNGPPSSAASSPHHHSLYMEWRDAGDYERKSDSSWERDSPRGFANAHPFQQTELSHHQNGSSPVYSRTMSSCFSEPYEPLPPSSSPSVAYGDSRRGSTLAPEEEELIGRWRQLSVEDLSAHSYRSPGRASPYSFSEQHFSVRPAKIRLGPLYSSFQEGADLYHQAGGAMDSGWVAASPSPECSPGLGHAHSQAHLYRAEDSQGSEHSLYHSGSSSKEREGPVAAGGQSADYVDPSPNSSTESLNQRTLEMAAELQHYQVEMHSLPPQVSQSPPPVPAPPPPPYNPKFGSLGLSRKDSLTKAQLYGTLLN; encoded by the exons ctcACTGCTGGAGCAGAAGGAGGACTTAAGGAAAAGACTTTCCTACACAACACACaagctggagctgctgcagagcgAGTTCGACTCCACGCGGCAGTACCTAGAGACGGAGCTGCGCCGAGcacaggaggagctggacaAGTTTACTGATAAACTGCGCAG AATACAAAGCAGCTACTCAGCACTGCAGAGGATCAACCAAGACCTGGAGGAGAAGATCCACAGAGAT TCTCAGCATCATGACGACGAGAAGCGAGCTCTGAGCAGAGAGATCATCGTCCTCAACAACCACCTGATGGAGGCCAAGCTCACCATCGAGAAGCTCCGAGAAGACAAT GATGTGTACAGGAAGGACTGTAACCTGGCTGCTCAGCTTCTCCAGTGCAACAAATCTCTGTACAGGGCCCAGCTCTCTGAG CTTCCTGCTGATTTCCAGGAGCGCCTAACCCTGCACATGGAggactctcctctctgtcacaccTACTCCGACTCTGTCTCAGCCTCACTCATAGCCAAAGTCCTTGAGAAGCCAGATGAggcctgcagcagcagccaagCCTCCCGCTCCCCCAGTCCTCAAACCCAGGAACACACTTTCATCTTGGAACGCCTGGGACCGGGAGAGCGTCTGGGGCTCCGTGCTGCCTACAAATCAGACCTGTACAGCAGCGACACGGCTCTGTACTGCCCTGAAGATCGGCACCGTGAGCGCAGGCCCAGCATGGACCTCCACGGTCAGAGAAAGCTGCTGTACGGACCCCAAAACTCCACCGACAGCAACCCAGAGGAGGGCTCAGTAGGGTTAAGGGCCGGGTTCTCACAGGAACACTTTGCCAAATTCCCTCCACCTCTTGGCGCAGGATCCAGCTCCTACTCCAGTTTCAGCGGAGGGGGGTCTGAAGACAAAGGCAATGGCCCGCCCAGCAGTGCTGCTTCATCCCCACACCACCACTCCCTCTACATGGAGTGGAGAGATGCAGGAGATTATGAGAGGAAGAGTGACTCATCCTGGGAGAGGGACAGCCCGAGAGGCTTTGCCAACGCTCATCCCTTCCAGCAGACAGAGCTGAGCCACCACCAGAACGGCAGCTCACCCGTCTACAGCCGCACCATGTCGTCCTGTTTCAGCGAGCCCTACGAGCCGCTCCCGCCCTCCTCATCCCCGAGCGTGGCCTATGGAGACAGCCGTCGAGGCAGCACTTTGGCccccgaggaggaggagctgattGGAAGATGGAGGCAGCTTAGCGTAGAGGACCTGAGCGCCCACTCGTACCGCAGCCCCGGCCGAGCTTCCCCCTACAGCTTCTCGGAGCAGCACTTCTCCGTTCGGCCGGCAAAGATCCGGCTCGGGCCGCTCTACAGCAGCTTCCAGGAAGGGGCTGATCTCTACCATCAGGCAGGCGGTGCAATGGATTCTGGGTGGGTAGCTGCAAGCCCTAGTCCTGAATGCAGCCCGGGTTTAGGGCATGCTCACAGCCAAGCCCACTTGTACCGGGCTGAGGACAGTCAGGGGTCCGAGCACAGCCTTTACCACTCAGGGTCCAGCtccaaagagagggaggggccTGTGGCAGCTGGAGGGCAGAGCGCGGATTACGTAGACCCCAGCCCCAACAGCTCCACCGAGTCCCTGAACCAGAGGACCCTGGAGATGGCGGCAGAGCTGCAGCACTACCAGGTGGAGATGCACAGCCTGCCCCCACAGGTGAGCCAGTCCCCGCCACCGGTCccagcccctcctcctcctccgtatAACCCCAAATTTGGCTCCCTGGGACTTTCCAGAAAGGACAGTCTGACCAAGGCACAGCTTTATGGAACTCTTCTAAACTGA
- the rdh14b gene encoding retinol dehydrogenase 14b — translation MSTAVLVAAVVGGGVLLLMRRLFPRKKAVSLLRYPVNTMLGKTVIVTGANCGIGKALSGELLKLRARVIMACRDRQSAEEAAKDIKKQAGPEQGEVVIKHLDLASLGSVRKFCEEINEEESKIDVLINNAGLYQCPYTKTEEGFEMQFGVNHLGHVLLTHLLLDLLKSSTPSRIVVVSSKLYKYGHINFDDLNSESNYNKAFCYSQSKLANLLFTLELSHQLEGTGVTVNALTPGIVRTRLGRHVQIPFLAKPLFYLASRLFFKSPLEGAQTPLYLACSPEVEGVSGKCFANCEEEQLMEKATDEQAAKRLWDVSRRMVGLAD, via the exons ATGTCCACGGCGGTGCTCGTAGCCGCTGTAGTCGGCGGTGGAGTGCTGCTCCTCATGCGCCGTCTGTTCCCCCGGAAGAAAGCGGTGAGTCTGCTCCGTTATCCCGTCAACACTATGCTGGGAAAGACGGTCATTGTAACCGGGGCTAACTGCGGGATAGGGAAGGCCCTGTCCGGGGAGCTGCTGAAGCTCCGGGCCCGGGTCATCATGGCATGTCGGGACCGGCAGAGCGCAGAGGAGGCGGCGAAGGACATCAAGAAGCAAGCGGGACCAGAGCAGGGGGAGGTGGTCATCAAACACCTGGATCTTGCTTCCCTGGGATCAGTACGGAAATTCTGTGAGGAGATTAATGAG GAGGAATCCAAGATTGACGTGCTTATCAACAACGCAGGGCTGTACCAGTGTCCCTacacaaagacagaggaagGTTTCGAGATGCAGTTTGGTGTGAATCACCTGGGCCACGTCCTGCTCACTCACCTCCTGCTGGACCTCCTGAAGTCGTCAACTCCAAGCCGCATCGTCGTCGTTTCCTCAAAGCTTTACAAATATGGCCACATCAACTTTGATGACCTGAACAGTGAAAGCAACTACAACAAAGCCTTCTGCTACAGTCAGAGCAAGCTGGCCAACTTGCTCTTTACCCTAGAACTGTCCCATCAGCTGGAGGGGACGGGCGTCACAGTCAACGCTCTTACCCCAGGCATCGTGAGGACCAGACTGGGCCGGCATGTCCAAATCCCCTTCCTGGCAAAGCCGCTCTTCTACCTCGCCTCACGTCTCTTCTTCAAGAGCCCGTTGGAGGGGGCCCAGACTCCGCTCTATCTGGCCTGCTCCCCCGAGGTGGAGGGAGTGTCAGGGAAGTGTTTCGCTAACTGTGAGGAGGAGCAGCTGATGGAGAAAGCTACAGATGAGCAGGCAGCCAAGAGACTTTGGGACGTGAGCAGGAGGATGGTGGGCCTCGCTGACTGA